The DNA window AGTTTCACTTACAATTACTTTATAGCTACCAAATTCAGTTACTTCAAAATTATCTACAGTCGCATCAGAAATTATAGTGTCATTTAAATACCATTTAAATTCTGGAGAATTAGCTGTTGTTATTAAGTATACTGAAAGGCTTTCATCTTCTTCAATAATGTTGTCTTCTGTGACATTAATTGTAGCATCAAATAATTCGCTTACTAGTTCAATTGCGCCAGTAGCAGAACAATTTCCTAAATCCACTTGAACAGCATAGGTTCCAGATTCATTAGTTTCATACATTTGGTTTGTTGCTTCAGGAATTACGGCTCCATTTTTAAACCATTGGTAACTATTTCCTGTTAAGGTTGTTAAAGTGGTATAACCAGAACCAGGACAGAATGGGTTTCCTAAGCTAGATACAATTTCTGCATTAGCATTGCCTGAAGATACTTCAGTAACTGTAACGCGATTTGAAAAAGAATTAGACGTACAAGTTCCATAATTTGTTTCAACAAAATAAGTGCCTTCTTCATTGACTGATAATGTAGTACCTTCAGTAACAAAAATAGATGTTGTTGGACCAGTTTCTTTGTACCAATTATATGTTAGCGACGGATAATTAAGAGGAGAATCATTTGAGCCTGAACCAGGATTATCTATAGTTAAAAGATAATTTCCACCAGAACAATACGCTGCAGTTTCTACTAGATTATTTATAGTAAATGGTGCATCTTGAATTTTATAATAGGCAGCAAAAGCCATTGAGTTTGAACTTGTAGCTGCTGGAGCACTACTTTTAATTCTTATTTTAAAATTTTCACCAGATGTTGTTTCTGGTAAAGAGAAATTTAATGTTGCAGGCGAAGTTGTAACACTTCCAGGATTTGATGTATAAAGTAGAGTTGGGTTTGAAAAATCACCATCAGCATCAGACATTTCTATCGTAAACTGATTAGATGCGTTTAATGAGCTTGTCGGAGAAAACACAAAAGTTGTACTATATGAATTAAATGATTCACTTGCACATGCTTGACTAAAGCCTAAGTTAGGCGTTCCTATAACTATTTGCGCATTTAATTGTTCTTGGGTAAAAAGGACAAAAAAGCATAATGCAATATATAGTTTATATGCAATTTTAGTAGTGTACATTTTAGGGCTGTAATTTTCTATTCAATAAGCTTTTTGTGAATTATATGATTATTAGTCATTATCATCATTCGCGGCAAAGATTCTATTAATTCTTAATCTGAAATCTGGACGTTTTGAATTTTTTAAATCAATAAATGTTTCAGAATCTGGACCTTTAGAGTATACATTATTAAACGCTCTATTTCCATACCAGTTTTCTAAATCCTCATTATTCGTTTTATATTTAATATAGATGTTACCTTTACAATTATTGAAATAAGTTCTTGTAAATCCGATTTTTTCTAAGCTTTCACTGTTTATTTTAATCTTGTTATCTAAGATTACTGCAGGATTGAAACCTGAAATCACACTGTTATCAATTGTAAATGATGTATCTTCTCCAATGTAGATGGCTTCGTTAACTAAGCCAATTTTTATATCGTAATCAAGATCATCACTAATATTTACCAATGTTAAGTTTTCAGCTTGAACACTAGTTTGGTTTTTAGAAAAATCAATATCTTCTTTTTTATCATATGCTATTGTATTGATGCATCTTGACACTTCTGAACCAGAAGCATAAGGAGATCTAATTGCTAAAGAGTTTGAAATATTACATTGTGCACCATAATTGAATTCGTAATCATTGATATTAGATTTGTATGATACTAACTTCTCTAAGTTAACATCTCCTCCCAAAATATTAAATGAATTCCCTTCACAATAACTTATCATGATGTTTTCTATAATTGTTTGTTGCCCAACACCAGCTAAGGTTAAACCATTAAAATAACCATATTGTTTTGTTCTTTTTCCAGCGAATTCAATTCTTACATACTTTAAGATTCCTGAATAACTATCTGTGTTATTACCACCATAGCTTATATGTTTTGCTGAAGCAGATTGTAACCCGAAATTTAAAGTATCTTCATTTCCAAATTTATTAGTTGGTGCGTCGCCAAGTATAAAAAGTCCGCCCCAATCACCAGGTTTTTTAAGACTTCTTCCAGATGTAAATACAATTGGGTCTGTAGGTGTGCCATTAGCAATTATTTTAGATCCATTGCTTATTGTAAGAGAGCCTTTAGTCTCAAAATCACCAATAATGACTGTACCAGGTTCTATAGTTAATGTTGTGCTATCAGTTACAAACACATCACCTAAAAGCAAATAGGTATCTGCTTTATATAATTTTGTGTCTCTGGTAATATTTCCACTAAGGATTTGAGTAGGTGTACCATGATCAACTTTGTTTGGTTTAAACTCAGTCCAAGGGTTTAGCCAATTATCATAGCCAATTATTCCTTTTTCTTGCTGAGCAAAAACATTGCTATACACTAATAAGAACAAAAGTGTAATTTGAGTAATTTTTTTCATAGTGGTTAAATTCATTTAGTTTAGATAAGTGGGCACTTAAATATATGTCCAAACATATGATTAATACTTATGAAATGCAAATAATATCGACGAAATGCAGTATTTTGATATTTTAAAAGGAATTTTCTTACAATATTATATTATTTGTGAGTTTGTAATTCATTATTTGTAAGCGATCTTAAATTTTGTAGTTTACAAATAGGAAATAGATTGCATAAAAAAACCTCAACATATTCGTTGAGGTTAAATTTTAAACTAATTTAATACTAGTATACTTAGTCAGTTTTATAATCATTATAAGTATGTAATGATTTTAGAGTTTCTTCATAAAAAAGAATTGCTGCAATAAGATCTCTCGTATCAGAATACGGTAAAATTGTTTTCTGAAATTCAATAGTACTATCAAAGTAACTAACTGAAGCGTCAACATTGTTCTCCAATGCTTTTTTATTTTCCTTAGTGTCAGGAATGCCTAAATCTGACATCGTAATACCAGGCTTGGTAGCAAAAGCAATATTTGGTAGTATATTTACAATAACTTTTATACGTTCAGTATATAAGCCAAGTAGTTCTCCTTTTGACATTCGGTCTAATTCATCATGGTTATGGTATTTTGAAATGTTAACCTTGCCAGTAATGATATTCATTGATGTATTCTTTTTCTTAGATGCCGCTTTTTTTTGAGCGAAACCAATACCTGTAATCAGGAAAAAAGTTAGGATTAATAAAGTAGATTTTGTTCTCATTTTTTGAGTTTTTAGTTAATCTGGGTGAAGCAAATTTATACATTTTATTAAAAAAAACAACTTAATTCTAATATTTTTTGAATATTTTTCAACATATGAAATGCATATTTCTTAGATAAAGTGCGTTTTTACTAGATTAAAAGCATTTTTTTACGATGAAATACTTTTGGGCGTTTTACATCTTTTAAATAGAAGTTTTTTGACTTTTTTTCAAATTGCTTAGATGTTTTGCACGAATTTTTTAATAAAAATAAGATTGTGATTTACACTTTTTAGGTCTTTAAATGATGTATGTAAATCATGAAACCACATGTATTTAATCGTTAGAATTTACATAACGCTTCGTTTTGTCGTACTATTTATACGCTAATTCGATTTTATTAAGTATTTGGATATAAATCATTGAAATTTGATGTAACCCAAAATGCTTATTCACAATGAAATACCTATTCTCTTTTTTTTGCATTGCTTTTTTTAGTAGTACTATCTATTCAATTAGTGCTCAAAACTCTATTGATAATTCTCAAGATTTTTTAAATAGAAGTCCTATATATGATTATTCAGAACTTCAATTGAATAATACAGATACGATTCCTGGTTTTGATTCAAAATTAAATAAGCTTAAAATCACAGGAACTATATATAAAAGTGATGGTATTACTCCAGCGAAAGATGTTATTCTATATATAGATCAAGCTGATGAAAATGGTGATTTCGATTTAAGATATACAAATGAGAAACGTTATGTGCACAATAGAGGTTGGATAAAGACTGATATTGATGGAACTTATACTTTTTACACGTATATTCCTGGTAATGATAGACGTTACAATCAAATGCAACAACTATTCCCAATAGTAAAAGAACCTTCTAAAGATGCGTATGAGATTGCGTCATTTCTATTTGATGACGATCCGTTTTTAACAAAAATGTGTCGTAAAAGAATGGCTAAAAAAGGAGATCCTTCAAGAATTTTGAAGCTTAAAAATGTAGATGGAATAAAGGTTGTTCAGAAGAATATTGTCCTTAGTTCAGATTTAGATAATACAAAATAACACTATTTTTCAATTACCAATTTCTGACCAGGTTTAATCACAGAATTTTTGCTAATTGCATTTGTTTTACAAATTGCTGCTATGGTAACGTTGTTTCTTTTAGAGATGCGTGATAGAGTATCACCACGTTTCACGACATAAATTTTCTTTTGCTTTTTTAAGCTAGTGATGGCTTCCTCTTCAGACAATAATGGAGTTATTTTACTCTGTCGTTTTGAGTTGTGTACATAAGGACGTGTCCATTGTTGAGTAATCCAAATTTCATTTGCTCTTATAGAATTTGTTTCATTAAATTCAAATAAATATTCAGGATTTATAGAAATACCCTTATAGTTTATAACAAGATGCAGATGACTTCCTCTTGCATTTCCAGACACGCCACCTTTACCAATATATTGTCCTTTTTTTATAGAATCATTTTCTTTAGCACCATACTTAGATAAATGTGCGTACACAGTTTCTAAACCATTATAATGTCTAATAACTACAGTTTTTCCATGACCTCTAGAGTATCTAGACATTCGTACTATACCATCAAACATAGCAAACAAGCTATCACCTGTAATTAAATCGATATCGATGCCCTTATGAGCTCGACCTCTTCGCCAACCATAGCGAGAAGTGATTACTTTGTTCTTACCTATTGGTGAAGCGTAAGTAGAATCCTTAAACTCCAATTGTAATGGAAACATTACTAATTCATTTTTAAATGGATTGTATACAGTGTGATTCCAATACTCAGCCTTAATATCGATTGGTGTAATGGTGTCAGATTTAATAGTTATATCTGTAGAGTCTGCTTTTTTTATAACCTCAAAATCTAAGCGATCTACAATATTTAGATCAGGATTTTTTTGGCTGTAAACACTTAAAACTATTGCAGTTAGAAGATACTTAAAAAGTGATTTCATAAACTAAAAATAAAAAACGCTAATTTTTTCGAATGCCGAATATAAAAAATTAAAACGAAACTTTTTGTTAATGCATTATGAATTGTGATTATAAATGAAGCATGAAATGAAAATTATACCTATGGATTATAAAACCATATCTTTGATAAATAAAATATTAAATATCATGAAAAATCTTCTCTATTTCACATTCTTATTACTTGTATTAGTCTCATGTAAAAGCGATAAAACTACTGAAAATATTGAAACAACTCAAGGCATAAAACCTATTGTAATAGATGGTATTGACCCGTCAATAAAACCTGGTGATGATTTTTTTAATCATGTTAACAAATCTTGGTTTGATAAAGCAGTTATAGCAGATGACCAAGTTGGAGTTGGAGCCTATCGTTTTTTAAATATTCCTCAGCAGGAATTATTGAAAAATATTTTAGATGACGTTTCAAAAGTAGAACATTCTAAAGGTAGTATAGAACAAAAGGTTGGCGATTTTTACGCCTCAGGAATGGATACTATTAGCATCAATAAACGCGGAATGACTCCAATTCAGCCTATTTTAGATAGAATTGATGCAATTGGTGACATAGCTTCAATGACTGAATTTGTTGCAACACAACTTAAATCTGGAGATTACTCAATAATTAGTCCATACATTTCTCCTGATCAGGAAGACAGTTCTATAAATATTTTACACTTTTCTCAAACTGGCTTAGGCTTGCCAGATCGCGATTATTATTTTGTGGAAGATCCTTCAGTACAACAAATTCAAAAAGCTTATAAAACCTATTTGGCTAGCATTTTTGAATTGGTAGGAGATGAGAATTCGAAAGCGCAAGCTGAGATTGTATATAATATTGAAAAACAGCTGGCTAAATCACACAAAACACGAGTACAACGTAGAATAATAAAAGAGAATTATCATAAAATGGCAGTTTCACAATTGCAAGAAAATCACTCTAATATTGATTGGATGTCAATGCTAAATACACTAGATGTGAAAGTAGATTCTGTTGATGTAGCGCAACCTGACTATTATAATACATTAAACTCGATGTTAACCACAGTGTCATTAGAGGATTGGAAATTGTTTTTAAAAGCAAATTCAATAGGTTCTCATGATAATATTTTGAGTAAACCATTTCAAGATGCTTCTTTTGAATATTCAAAAGTTCTATCTGGTCAATCTGAACAACAGCCTCGTGCAAAGCAAATTGTGCATCGTGTTGATGGGCAAATTGGGTTTGCCTTAGGACAATTATATGTGAAACGTTATTTTAATGAAGATGCTAAAAAACGTGCTTTAGATTTGGTCAATAATTTTCAGAAAGTATTAGAAAAACGCATAGATAATTTGGACTGGATGAGTGATAGTACTAAAGTTAAAGCTAAAGACAAACTATATGCTATCAACAAAAAAATAGGCTATCCAGATGTATGGCGAACTTATGATGTAATTATTGATAGAGGCCAGTTTTTTGAAAACGTAGTAGCCTTACGTAAAGATGCTTATAAATATGAACTTAAACAATTAAATAAAGCTCCAAATTTAGACGAATGGCACACAACACCATCTACAGTGACCGCTTATTATAATCCGTCATTGAATGAAATTGTGTTTCCTGCAGGTATTTTACAAGCACCATATTTTGATTTGTATGCAGATGATGCTTTAAATTATGGTGGTATCGGAATGGTAATTGGACATGAGTTTACTCACGCTTTTGACGATCAAGGAGCGCAGTATGATAAAAACGGAAATGTCACTAATTGGTGGACAGAAGAAGATTATACAAAGTTTAAAGCTAAGA is part of the Psychroserpens ponticola genome and encodes:
- a CDS encoding T9SS type B sorting domain-containing protein; translated protein: MYTTKIAYKLYIALCFFVLFTQEQLNAQIVIGTPNLGFSQACASESFNSYSTTFVFSPTSSLNASNQFTIEMSDADGDFSNPTLLYTSNPGSVTTSPATLNFSLPETTSGENFKIRIKSSAPAATSSNSMAFAAYYKIQDAPFTINNLVETAAYCSGGNYLLTIDNPGSGSNDSPLNYPSLTYNWYKETGPTTSIFVTEGTTLSVNEEGTYFVETNYGTCTSNSFSNRVTVTEVSSGNANAEIVSSLGNPFCPGSGYTTLTTLTGNSYQWFKNGAVIPEATNQMYETNESGTYAVQVDLGNCSATGAIELVSELFDATINVTEDNIIEEDESLSVYLITTANSPEFKWYLNDTIISDATVDNFEVTEFGSYKVIVSETSGCIASKEFTFEVNEAFDPFPDVEKIPNVVSPNGDGSNDTWIIPTKYVNGTDTNVLIMTNRGKIVLQTDNYLNNWPENELNLTNINQVFYYVITTSGNETKKGSITVVR
- a CDS encoding peptidase associated/transthyretin-like domain-containing protein, producing MKYLFSFFCIAFFSSTIYSISAQNSIDNSQDFLNRSPIYDYSELQLNNTDTIPGFDSKLNKLKITGTIYKSDGITPAKDVILYIDQADENGDFDLRYTNEKRYVHNRGWIKTDIDGTYTFYTYIPGNDRRYNQMQQLFPIVKEPSKDAYEIASFLFDDDPFLTKMCRKRMAKKGDPSRILKLKNVDGIKVVQKNIVLSSDLDNTK
- a CDS encoding peptidoglycan DD-metalloendopeptidase family protein — protein: MKSLFKYLLTAIVLSVYSQKNPDLNIVDRLDFEVIKKADSTDITIKSDTITPIDIKAEYWNHTVYNPFKNELVMFPLQLEFKDSTYASPIGKNKVITSRYGWRRGRAHKGIDIDLITGDSLFAMFDGIVRMSRYSRGHGKTVVIRHYNGLETVYAHLSKYGAKENDSIKKGQYIGKGGVSGNARGSHLHLVINYKGISINPEYLFEFNETNSIRANEIWITQQWTRPYVHNSKRQSKITPLLSEEEAITSLKKQKKIYVVKRGDTLSRISKRNNVTIAAICKTNAISKNSVIKPGQKLVIEK
- a CDS encoding M13 family metallopeptidase, with product MKNLLYFTFLLLVLVSCKSDKTTENIETTQGIKPIVIDGIDPSIKPGDDFFNHVNKSWFDKAVIADDQVGVGAYRFLNIPQQELLKNILDDVSKVEHSKGSIEQKVGDFYASGMDTISINKRGMTPIQPILDRIDAIGDIASMTEFVATQLKSGDYSIISPYISPDQEDSSINILHFSQTGLGLPDRDYYFVEDPSVQQIQKAYKTYLASIFELVGDENSKAQAEIVYNIEKQLAKSHKTRVQRRIIKENYHKMAVSQLQENHSNIDWMSMLNTLDVKVDSVDVAQPDYYNTLNSMLTTVSLEDWKLFLKANSIGSHDNILSKPFQDASFEYSKVLSGQSEQQPRAKQIVHRVDGQIGFALGQLYVKRYFNEDAKKRALDLVNNFQKVLEKRIDNLDWMSDSTKVKAKDKLYAINKKIGYPDVWRTYDVIIDRGQFFENVVALRKDAYKYELKQLNKAPNLDEWHTTPSTVTAYYNPSLNEIVFPAGILQAPYFDLYADDALNYGGIGMVIGHEFTHAFDDQGAQYDKNGNVTNWWTEEDYTKFKAKTEQIVEQYNTFTVLDSVHLKGALTVGENTADNGGIAIAYDAFKMTKQGQDSTKIEGYSPNQRFFLSVANIWRVKVRDEYLRNYVATDPHSPPIWRVNGPLMNFTPFYEAFNVKEGEANYRTEEDRIKIW